Below is a genomic region from Anoplopoma fimbria isolate UVic2021 breed Golden Eagle Sablefish chromosome 20, Afim_UVic_2022, whole genome shotgun sequence.
GTCACTCATGTCAATACACTTCTAATGCTGGGTAATATGGCTGGAATcattatatcatataatattaataataacatttctatATGTAACACAATATGGAAAATGTATGCAAGattacatataaaataatgaattacattacattacattacagtcatttagcagacgcttttatccaaagcgacttacaggaagtgtattcaacataggtatgtCCTGCATGTCATCACAAAACTATCCAACAAATGTTATACTTGATATTCCTGATTTGTTGCCTAGCCCTATGATAAAACAcactattttcttcttctttctgatAGTAAACACCCACTGCCATGCCGACCACATCACAAGCACTGGGCTGATGAAGAAACGATTGGTTGGGCTGAAGAGTGCAATCTCCAAATTCAGCGGTGCCTCTGCAGACATCCACCTGTCAGAGGGAGACAAGATCACCTTTGGAAAACATGTATGAAGAACATATTACTTATTTCATTGCATACAATCGATTAATGCAAGCCTaattttagaaaagaaaaagaaatgaggaTATGATGGTTACGAaggtttcttttatttattttttatcttgataTGACTCTAGCAGCTTGATAATATATATGGAAAGAGCCATGCCTTCTTTCAGTTTTAAAACCTTATCACTTTTCtggatagtttttttttggaTCCTACTGTATCATCTGTTGCTCTGTAAAAGAACTGGATCTTTTTGGATGAAATTGACCCTTTCTGTCaggctgtcagagctaccatggagcccacattGTCACTATCTCCACTTACCTCATAACTATTACCACATCTGTGGAAAACCAAAAAAGTGATTTCTgagaaaagcagacagaaaggtAAACAAGTTAAAAAGGTAAAGATAGCATTTAAAGCCTACATATCAAAGTGCAAAGTGAAGTAATCCCTGTggcaatcattaaaaagcaaagcagcatgtgtatagATTTAGTCTaacttcagtagctagcgtaaCATAGAGGTGCTAATGCTAGTTAATGATGTACTAACTTACTCTGTTAATGTTAGCTACACAGGTTtttatgaagattttttttttttttctccttcaaaaATCTCTGGGCAATGAGTATCAGGACTAACTTGACATTTACAAAATCAGcctaaaaataaagacaatgtgAAACGATTGCACAAGAGTCTAAGGAGCAGTTGTCAGACCCTGGTTGGAGCTGGCCAATGCtacgctgtgattggccagtctgcttTTGAGGGGCAGGACTTTTCGAAGGGTCAATTGcttgatgggaaaaaaaaaatttgtacATTCAGTTGAGTtgatctctgtctcttctcacCCTGTAGCTTCTGACGGTGAGAGAGACCCCCGGGCACACCGATGGCTGTGTGGCGCTGGTGTCAGGGGACCAGAGCATGGCGTTTACTGGGGACGCTCTGCTCATCAGAGGCTGCGGCAGGACAGACTTCCAGCAGGGTAGACATACACGTTTACTACAATCCTAATCTCGTATCAaatgcaattgttttttttgttttttttaacactctGGCCCAAAGagaaagcttttgtttttgtaatgctGCTCGAGTAACACAAGAGGGCAGCattgtatctgtttttttttttttttttaaataattgcttCCAATCTTTATAACTGTTGTCTCGCTATTTCAGGCAGCCCTGAGAAGCTCTATCAGTCAGTCCATGAGAAGATCTTCACTCTGCCTGACCAGTGCCTCGTCTACCCAGCACATGACTACTTAGGTTGGTTCAGTGAAAACCCACACATCTGAATGTTTGCGTAACATCTCATGGACTCACTGGTGTAAAAACTGGTTGTGCAAATAGACAGATTTTAAGCACCAGCATGGTGTTAAAAAGCCGTTGCCCGTATATTCCCATCCGTAGCAACCAACACTGATGTGATACACATGTTGTTACAAGCCTTTCAGACATGGCTCTCATAATACAAGCaatacagtgtaaaaaaaaatactctgttagTATTAGCTACAAAGTACTTAAACCCATTTTCATGgcccatttcaaaataatatatattatttgattgAAAGTAGTGAAGCATTTAATGTTAATCACCTTGATTTTGCAGCTGGTAAAGTGAGGATACATTAAACTACACAATACTGCTATGTAGCCTTACCTCTGATAATATATCAGAATTTATgagttgattttgttttgtattatttaaatcatatatatctttaaaaagtaaCCAGTAACTAAAACCTAATCACAAATTtattggagtaaaaagtacaatatttccgtccgaaatgtagtggagtacaagtataaagtaacattaaaTTGAAATACGCAAGTAAAGTAGAAGAACCTTAAAGGTGTAATCAAGTATAGTACTTATAGTATAGAGTAAATGCACTTGTTGCTACTTTGATACTTCTATAAAgtgaaaatagattttaaaaaatgacattcttcAGTCTGTCAAATATCAGTCACAAATTTTATTTGATGCATCCTGATTTTTTTAAGCTGATATCTGATACAAGTTGATATACTGTATCAGAGTATATCTGCCAAGAAGTATTTACAGTGTACCACGTCTTCACATTCTATCACATCTGCCAGCACAATGTGATTTCACTGCATTTACCAaatattttcttgtctttttttaatgatcagTAACATTCAGCATCTGGTAACTATTAAGACCTCAGATGACATATCAggctgtctctgtctttgtgtttcaggtcaGACTTCATCGACGGTCGGTGAGGAGCGCAAGTTTAACCCGCGCTTGACCAAGAGCCTGGAAGAGTTTGTGAAAATCATGAACAACCTGAATCTCCCCAAGCCTCGTAAAATAGGtatgaaaaagtatttatttctttagtCTAACCTTTACTCATGCTCTGGTGGGTAATATAACTAAAACTTGGgccaaaataaattacattttcaaggaTGTAACACCTCAGTGTGTGAGTGAACAGACTCACAACAGAAACAATTGAAATATTCTGCTTACATTTagttctgaaaatgttttctttttttcttcttctttgcagATGTGTCAGTGCCTGCTAATTTGGTTTGTGGCGTACACGAAGTCTGAACTTCCTGCtaactgcttttttaaaaagattatttttcaccttttattgattttcaagTTTTAATTGACAGATGACAGTGTAGAAATGGGAGAAAACAAGATagtatgacatgcaacaaaggtacCAAAGCTGGAATTGAACTGGGATATTGCAGTTATATGACAGGAAGGGAggattttaatcaaatcaacTACAAATAGAATCAGAATCATTTATACTCGCCAAGTATGAGCACATAGCAAAGTGATTAACATATCCATGTTTGTATATATGCAGAATTAACCTAAAACTACTTGCCATAAAGTGCTTTTTGGTGTGttattatgtaaatgtaaagatGTATATTTTCATAGCCGTCTCTATGTCAGTAGTCCGCATCTACTGACATCATTGTGATaatgcttcacattaaaaaaaacaatcatctcTCATTGAACTATTACAAATGAGATCTGtacatgaggaaaaaaacactattcGTATTGTTTTTGGTATTTTGATGACATTGAAATGTGACTTTGTGACTCTTCTTAGCTGTGTTATTGTGATTAAGGGGGGAAATTGACGAAAAGGACAATCGCAGATGGGAATGTTCCGCTCAAGGTTTGGTTTGGTATTCATGAATGCTTAACTGGGACTATTGAGTTCTTCCACATGGCCTTTCCagggactcacacacacacaggggcggctgtggcgtagtggagagcaaggtagttctccattcagaggatcggtggttcgatggcaagacacttaaccctaagttgctcccgaaggcttgccatcggtgtggactggatgttgcatgaatgttagttagggtctgatggtggcaccttgatggtagcctgtcatcagtgtgtgaatgggtgaataatatgtaatatactactgattgtaagtcgctttggataaaagcgtctgctaaatgactgtaatgtaatgatgcgcgcacacacacacacacacacacacacacacacacacacacacacacacaccactcagACTGCTGCCAGCATCGGCCTTTTTGCATAGCAGGAAAATGGAACTACACCATTTGCATTCAGAATCCCAGAGGGCCAAGTTTGAATTGACAACATGCCGTTGTTTGTGCTCTCATCTGTTCCTCTAGATGTTTAATAGACAAGTGTTTCTGTTGATATGTGTATCATTGTCTCAGTAAGATATGAGGAAGAGTATCCATGCCAAGTATCAACACAGCGCAGTCTGCTTCTTGGTTTCAAGACGTTCTGTACTTGCGGTTCTCAGCCTGCATTTAACAGCTCATCAGCCAGTAAGACAGGTTTGTTTGGGAGTGCCGGCCACATGCCTCGGCCACAGAAACATCCTAATGTGATAGTATGATGGTGCTGCGCTGATCATGAGCTTTTAAGGGCCAGTATCAAAAATGCTTCTGTTGGGCTGTTTTCGAGTGAATCTAAATACTTGCCGGGATTTAAAGGAGCACTTCAGTAGTTGTTTACAGCTCAAAACAAGTGAGTAATAATGTGAGTAACATTAAGCAAACTTTAGGTTCCAACAGCATTAGACAAGATgtttaacaaattatttatttttctctttcttaagTGAGAACAATATTGTGGCGCTTAAGTACCCCTTTATCTTTCAGAACATTGCAGGAAACTAAAATGCTCCACAGCAACCAATTAAGACTATTTTGAATGGATTAAGAGCTCTTTTTTTGACTACAAAATACCACTAAAAGCAGAAAAACCAAGACAAGAATAGATCATTTTTGAAGAACAGAATCAATTgtctaatacttttttttggtaatggTGTGGGAGGATCCTTCATCATAGCAATGGACTCGGCTGTTTACTGATAAACAATGGCGCTTACTTGACACGCTGGATCTCACTAAGCTGAACTAAGCAGATGCAGTGTCGACCATGATGTGACACAtccacatttctttattatcgGTGAAGcaatgtgacaaagaaaaaaaaaactgatagtGACAGACATATGGAAGACACATCTAAATTTAATACAGCTGCTTTACCAGTCACAAAAATAATATCAGTTATATTCAATCAATCACAGTTTTTAGAGCAGCACTCCCTAACCACATGTTAACCTACACAAAAAGGATCCTAATGAATATTGCCCAATGAGATTTACTTATTTATCAGTATCCGGTTCGAAGGGTTGGATGGGTGAatctctgttttaaaaaaaaaaatacacatccTAATACACATTATATTAGTCTGCTGTATTTAATCCCATCCTGTTTCCTTTAGCTACgcttgttattgttatttgagTCGGTCGATACATGAAtatctttcatgtttttgtggtGAAATGCCTGCAAGGCTATACTCTgtcataaataaaagaagactTGTTTATGAATGAACGAAAGTCGGTGGGTGTTGGCTGGTCACATGCAAGTTaatactgtcacacacacacacacacacacacacaccatctacCAGCTGTCTCTGTCAGCACTTGAGGCAAACAACATGATTTAGACAGCCTCTGCCTCACCTAGTGTCCTCGCCAACAGACACCTGCATTGTATTTCTTATTAaaaacgagtgtgtgtgtgtgtgtgaccgttTTTCGGCATCAAGCTGAAGATATGTTGCTTCATAGAGACAGTGGTTTCCATATAAAATGGTCCTATTCTCTTGGTCCTGTTTGGCTGCTGGGAAGCGAAAGTTGCCAGCTGTCCCTTCACCCAGTCTGTGTCACCCATCTGCCGGCCCTCTTTCAGCCTCTCCCTCAGCCCACTTACACTGTGCCACCATGAACCTGCTGCCCATTCTCTCTCACACCGTCCACATGTCAGTGGAGAGAATCTATTACACTATCGGCTCATTCAGAGGGAGCTGTAAAGAGGCCAGTCGGGGCGATAAAGCCCCCAGAGTGAAGAGCAGATTCTGCCAAACAGACCCTAAAGAAAATACTCCCATAGGGACTTAAAGTGTATCTTTGTATACTTAGTATTTGAGTCCAGAGTTGTCTTACGTGtccaaaatgttcttatttccTACAGTGTCAATAACTAGTGTAGAGTTTTTGGTATGCTTAAATATTTCAAGGTATTACTAACATTTGCTACGTGTATTCACGTTGCTGTGGTACCCAATGGTAAGTTTACAGTGAGTGTGTAATACTTGATGGTATTTTAATCTCTACAGGGATCAATATAAGACCGCTGAAGGGACTTACACTGTGACTCATGTTATGTGTACATACGCTCAGTCATCCAGGTCACGGGACTTCTAGTAGTAAGTCACACAGTTCCTTGATGGTCATTGAATATCTGATAGTATATTTTATGATCTTTGTATTATCAATCCAATATCCTATAGGGACTTTTGGTGAGTTTGATGTATTCTATAATAAGATCGTACATAGAGTTTACACCCAGCAGACTGCTGTTAGAGCCCGATGTGAACCAAGcaggtttgttgcctaaaccaaactaagtggttgtgttgcatttttgttcaaattagTCATTTCAAGCCAAaccatgttttttaataaacctaattaagtagttttgttgtctaaacttaATGAAGTAGTTCggtagtgtttttttctttttttattatttcaatttacAAGGTAAACCAATGGTTGCAAACTTTTTAAAAGTGCGGTTCAGTTGTATGGGAATTTGATTTAATAGGAGCCCTTCGGCTGTTTGCACACaaagaagaagcaaagtcaTGTGACTAGCTAATGCTATAgacaaaatagattttttttgaagaagccttttttttttttttttttttttttttttaaaagccctgCATAGTTGTGGTAAGCACACACAGTTGATTTTTACAAGTTGTCTTTCTGATTACACCTCCCTATTACCAGTATGGCGTACTATATTTAATAACCCTCcactatttcattttaaagagatATACACATCAATCCCcaaatcattataattattattattattattattattattatattcctttattgatccccatggggaaattcgggtatacaactacacagacacagcagcatactatacaactacacagaaacagataataaatacacatactatacaactacacagacacagacaataaatacacatattatacaataaaataaaaatagaataaaataaaaaaataagaatacaaataaaaaataaataaaaaaatacacatattatacaataaaataaaaatagaataaaataaaaaataagaatacagtatatccacatggggggatattaatctaaaaatatacataatgtaactttaaatCGTACTTTTGCTACATTATGTATATTTCGATGCAAATTGTTTTGtacacatttttaacaacattttaaatgcatgacttttaaaaTAGTATTTGTTGTATTGACACATAAGCAAGAGTACTTCTTCCAATACTGACATTAAAACCATGCACAGGGCAGCTCATGATtgcttttctgttctttttattaaatataaagccccctcctcctcctcctcctcctcctcctcctcctctatatTATCACTACACTCCAGGAGCTTGTCATGAACAGTATCTAAGTGGCCTTTCGCTGGTCAGAGGTCCTGGCATACTGGCACTGCGCCTGAGCCGCTCCACAATGACAGAGCCCCGTCAGGTCCCAGAatagaaaccccccccccctctctctctctctccctctctctctctgcactctcAGCACAGGAACCTGCGGGGAACTTCGTAAAGAGAACATGATGCTTCTCTTTTGACTGACGCCCACCGCGCTAAACACTTAGTATTAGTcgcgccgccgccgccgcctccttTACGCGTCGCTCCCACTCCAACCTCACCTGTTGACGCAAAcagcagccagccagccagcaagCAGCCAGCCAGCAAGCAAGCTCATACGGATATAACATGTCTGTCAGTCTCACAGCAAACAGTCGGAGAGCTCGAAGTAACTAAACAAGACTCTTGAGTGGAGCGTCTGAAAGTGAAAGCGCTTTAAAAAGTTTGTTTCCGCGTCCCGGCGTTGTCGCTGTGTTATGCGTTGGATGATCGACCCTCAACGTTGTCCAGGTGAGAAGcgttttgttctttctttcattcatgttttgtttttttctttattttgtacttcttccacctccaaacttctcACGCCAGACAGACACAAGTGGTTAAAGTAAAGCAGCCCTGACACTGAAGTGTTCATGACATGGGACAGTTGGGAGTCCCTCTGTCATATAGACTAAAAAAAttcatctacttttttttttaatttttttatttgaatcccTCTGCAACCCAAAACAAAGGAGGAATTAATACATACTTCCtgattgtattgtattgtatacaCTCCCAAAACAGCAACACAGCTTTAAACCTCATTCTTTGGCCGTGAGTGTGAAGTATAGTTCATTGATTCATACTCAATTATCTTTTTGTTCAAACCTTGTCCCATGACTAATGGTGGATTCAGGATGTCTGAGgggcagaagtaaaaaaaaaaaaaaaaaaaaaagaaatatttaaaaaaaggctcagaGCAACATGTGGTGGGGAACCAGCTTGCagaaagtgttgttgttgtttttttagcatgTAGAGCATCTCATATGTCACTCCATCACGTCTTCTCTAATTAACTGCACCCATTAGTTCACCGCATCTTGTTTTCTCCACTTGCAGAGCAGCGTAGGAGGCGCtttatcatgtttgtttttgtgcatccTAGAAGGCATTTGGGGGCACCAAGGggtttgcccccccccccacccctttaAGACCAACTGGTACCCATGACAATAATTCTACCTAATATATATTGCCCTTCTGTGTAAAATGACCCTGAGATATCTTTCCGCTTATCCTTCCATCAGCACGCACAGAGTAAACAGAGTGGGAGTGTAGGTTGACAAATTGCCTTTGGTTGGGAGGCTTTGCTGTCTAGGGAGTTCTGCCTTTTAGTTattgtctgtctcacacacacacacacacacacacacacacacacacacacacacacacacacacacacacacacacacacacacacacacgcgcgtaTTGTTTTGACTGTCTTCTGACAAATCTGTGTCTGAGCCCTGCATCCTAGGCTGTCATTAATGGATCACTCTTTTCTTGCATCACAATTCCCAAAGATTTACTCAGGCCTAATGAATCTCTGTCAGAGCAGTTGAACCTGTACTGATGCCAGGAGTTGCATTCTGTAGCCAGATGTGAATTTATTAAAAGAGATTTTCTCACAATATACCTTCAACTCTGCATTTGTTATTTCGATCCATGAGATTTTCTAATGTTAAAGCCTAATTAAAGCCTGCAGGTAGATGTGTGTAGGGGAGGATGTATTGATGCATTTCAGttgggctgcaactaattatAAGCCTTTTTCATAGCAGATATGTTCACTTCTCATAGAAGGAAAatcacaggtgttactaataacattattaatttTGCCATTGCATTAAAGTCTCCCAGAAAACTACAACAGTAagtcagcatgcacaataccaggaccctgaaactgctTAGTCAAATCTTCAAATTGATTGATTAGACCAAAACAAAGAGATATTCAAAGATATAAAATGGATGAGAGCAGCGAATCCTCACATCGacacctttttttccttttcatttctgttgatTAATTACTATTTACAAAtaatctttatatatattttttagctCTACATTGCAGGAGtttttgaaacacaaaaacacagttaaacagTTTTTCTTGCATCTGACCTGCTGAACTTGTTGCATATAGTTTAAAGTGAGAGTTAAAATGTCGACAGCTGAAATTCGACAAGATGTTGATTTGCACCCCTAAGTGCACAAGTGCCAAGGcagcattgcattctggtcAATTGAGGCTACTTGTAGGGATGGATGTCGTATCTccgtgttttttttgtatagaaaaaaaatctgatttcatAGCCCAGAATATCAGAAACTCTACTGGAAGCTGGCATTGaatcttgtttacttatttctTGGATTTGATAATGGGCTACCTGATTGAAATcctgactttttattattactttagaCTTTATGTAAAGCAAAGTTCTTGTAAGGCGGCTAGTGTTTGTACAGCATTTAGTATTTGAAAGAGTTGGCCTCTTTTtgttgaataataataagagttTGCAAAGCATATTgacaaaagtattatttattggcaattcaacttttttatat
It encodes:
- the ethe1 gene encoding persulfide dioxygenase ETHE1, mitochondrial, which codes for MCSVIRGVKPVQRALALTLRARAGRPENRRSCPGIRADVGPQLRPFCCSGTAMTEGLLFRQLFELESSTYTYLLADTETKEAILIDPVLETIDRDLKLIQELGLNLKVAVNTHCHADHITSTGLMKKRLVGLKSAISKFSGASADIHLSEGDKITFGKHLLTVRETPGHTDGCVALVSGDQSMAFTGDALLIRGCGRTDFQQGSPEKLYQSVHEKIFTLPDQCLVYPAHDYLGQTSSTVGEERKFNPRLTKSLEEFVKIMNNLNLPKPRKIDVSVPANLVCGVHEV